In Erpetoichthys calabaricus chromosome 15, fErpCal1.3, whole genome shotgun sequence, one DNA window encodes the following:
- the LOC114665740 gene encoding phospholipid-transporting ATPase IF-like, giving the protein MQLPRMFEQIRKRLNLSTPLQSDTRTVYVATNFPKDDTQKFADNKVTSSKYTAWNFIPKNLFQQFKKIANFYFLLILLVQLLIDTPTSPVTSGLPLFFVIVTTAIKQGYEDFLLHKADDEVNNAEVCVIRSSGFLTTVSKNIRVGDIVRVNREDIFPADLVLLASDNDEGTCSVTTASLDGETNLKTHTAIPETASLQSISSLVSIKAIVECQQPEADLYRFVGRIRVTHEGEEIVRPLGPENLLLRGARLKNTKEIFGAVVYTGMETKMALNYKTKSHKRSVVDKSMNTFLMIYLAILLFLAFLCTILKYSWKSGLNIHQPWYNKPSAREMERSHGEQVISDFLAFLVLYNLIIPISLYVTVEMQKFLGSFFISWDIDFYYEQTDEKAQVNTSDLNEELGQVEYVFTDKTGTLTENEMELQECSINGVKYQLRDGKLVGEDVIKGSSSPSSFTCEEVMFLRAVALCHTVQINTEDQDHLEDIQKNGITSKIEYFATSPDEKALVEAANRIGVSFVGAHGDIMHIKVFKEQETYKLLHVLEFDSKRRRMSVILKGPSDEMLLFTKGAESSILPFVKSGEAEKTRVHVDEFALNGLRTLVFACRHLSEKEYLEINQQLYEAKTALVQREEKLDSVFNFIENNLELLGATGVEDKLQDNVKETIEALRMAGIKVWVLTGDKYETAVSISLSCGHFNQNMKILELVQVDTEADCAEKMAQFDNQVKEDPDTEHSLVVDGASLSLILKENEELFMDVCSNCSTVLCCRMAPLQKAKVVQLLKTSPQRPVTLAIGDGANDVSMIQEAHVGIGIMGKEGRQAVRNSDYAFARFKYLSKLLLVHGHFYYIRITTLVQYFFYKNVCCVMPQVLFQFYCLFTQQTLYDSAHLTLYNISFTSLPILAYSLFEQKVPPSVLHNNPILYKDISKNALLSHKPFLYWTVLGFSHGFMFFFGPFLFTGENRSALSTGQNFGSWTFGTFVYTNMFVTVTLKLAIETSYWTWLNHFATWGSIIFYYIFSLFYGGIIWPFLKNQDMYYVFIIYVCSGTAWFSLIIIILLCLIPDIFKTILCRHIWPMHTQCFQKQEKEASEQMNSIRA; this is encoded by the coding sequence ATGCAATTGCCAAGAATGTTTGAGCAGATCCGCAAGAGATTGAATCTTTCCACTCCCCTGCAAAGCGACACCAGAACAGTATACGTAGCTACAAACTTTCCTAAAGATGATACTCAGAAATTTGCTGACAACAAGGTGACATCATCAAAGTATACCGCATGGAATTTTATTCCCAAGAATCTGttccaacaatttaaaaaaattgccaatttttattttcttcttatactTCTTGTACAGCTTCTGATAGACACCCCTACAAGTCCTGTTACCAGCGGACTTCCTTTATTCTTTGTCATTGTAACAACAGCAATAAAACAGGGTTACGAAGACTTTCTGCTACATAAAGCAGATGATGAAGTCAATAATGCCGAGGTCTGTGTTATCAGATCGAGCGGTTTTCTGACAACTGTATCTAAAAATATAAGAGTCGGGGATATTGTTCGTGTGAACAGAGAAGATATTTTCCCTGCAGATTTGGTTTTATTAGCATCTGACAATGACGAGGGAACATGCAGCGTCACAACTGCAAGCTTGGATGGAGAAACCAATCTCAAGACTCACACTGCTATTCCAGAGACTGCTAGTTTGCAGTCAATTTCCAGTTTAGTGTCGATTAAAGCCATCGTGGAATGTCAGCAACCAGAAGCAGATCTCTACAGATTTGTAGGTCGAATAAGGGTTACTCATGAAGGTGAAGAAATTGTAAGGCCATTAGGTCCAGAAAACCTCCTTCTGCGTGGAGCAAGATTGAAAAACACCAAGGAAATATTTGGTGCAGTTGTGTACACTGGCATGGAGACTAAAATGGctttaaattacaaaactaagtcaCACAAACGGTCAGTAGTGGACAAgtcaatgaatacatttttgatgATTTACTTAGCGATTCTTTTGTTTTTAGCATTCCTCTGCACCATCTTAAAGTACTCTTGGAAATCTGGTCTAAATATACACCAGCCATGGTATAACAAACCTTCTGCCAGAGAAATGGAGCGTAGCCATGGAGAACAAGTTATTTCGGATTTTCTTGCCTTCCTTGTTCTTTACAATTTGATCATTCCCATTTCACTTTATGTCACAGTGGAAATGCAAAAGTTTCTTGGCTCCTTTTTCATTAGCTGGGATATTGATTTTTACTATGAACAGACTGATGAGAAGGCACAAGTGAATACATCGGATCTTAATGAAGAACTGGGCCAAGTGGAATATGTCTTCACTGACAAAACGGGAACACtgacagaaaatgaaatggaGTTACAAGAATGTTCCATCAATGGAGTAAAATATCAACTGAGAGATGGGAAACTAGTTGGTGAAGATGTAATCAAGGGTTCAAGCTCCCCTTCCAGTTTCACATGCGAGGAGGTGATGTTCTTGAGAGCAGTGGCACTGTGTCACACCGTACAAATTAACACCGAGGACCAGGATCATTTGgaagacattcagaaaaacgGTATCACATCAAAGATTGAGTACTTTGCAACATCTCCAGATGAAAAGGCACTAGTCGAAGCAGCAAACAGAATTGGCGTGTCTTTCGTCGGAGCCCATGGAGACATTATGCATATCAAAGTGTTTAAAGAACAGGAGACGTATAAGTTGCTTCATGTTTTGGAGTTTGATTCAAAGCGAAGGCGAATGAGTGTCATTCTGAAGGGCCCTTCagatgaaatgttactttttacaAAAGGAGCTGAATCCTCTATTCTCCCATTTGTTAAAAGTGGGGAAGCTGAGAAAACACGGGTTCATGTGGATGAATTTGCACTGAATGGACTCCGGACTCTAGTCTTCGCTTGTAGACACCTAAGTGAGAAAGAATATCTAGAGATCAACCAGCAACTCTATGAGGCCAAAACTGCCTTGGTacagagagaggagaaacttGATAGTGTGTTTAACTTTATTGAAAATAACTTGGAACTCCTAGGGGCTACCGGTGTAGAAGATAAATTACAAGATAACGTAAAGGAGACAATTGAAGCACTCCGGATGGCAGGAATCAAAGTATGGGTGTTAACAGGGGACAAATATGAAACTGCTGTCAGCATCAGTCTCTCCTGTGGCCATTTTaaccaaaacatgaaaatattggAACTTGTTCAGGTAGATACAGAAGCTGATTGTGCTGAAAAGATGGCTCAGTTTGATAACCAAGTGAAAGAGGACCCAGACACTGAACATAGCCTTGTTGTGGATGGCGCCAGCCTTTCTCTGATACTAAAGGAGAATGAAGAGCTCTTCATGGATGTCTGCAGTAACTGCTCAACTGTGCTATGCTGTCGAATGGCTCCACTCCAAAAGGCAAAAGTGGTACAGCTgttaaaaacatccccacaaaGGCCTGTAACGTTAGCAATAGGAGATGGTGCCAATGATGTTAGCATGATTCAGGAGGCCCATGTGGGCATTGGCATCATGGGCAAAGAGGGAAGACAAGCCGTTAGAAACAGTGACTATGCCTTTGCACGATTCAAATACCTGTCAAAGTTGCTCTTGGTCCACGGCCACTTCTATTATATCCGAATAACGACCCTTGTACAGTACTTTTTTTACAAGAATGTCTGCTGTGTCATGCCACAGGTCTTGTTCCAGTTTTACTGCCTGTTTACCCAACAAACTCTGTATGACAGTGCTCATTTAACGCTCTACAACATTTCATTTACTTCCCTACCAATTCTGGCCTATAGCCTGTTTGAGCAAAAAGTGCCTCCCTCTGTGCTGCACAACAATCCAATTTTGTATAAAGATATAAGCAAAAATGCTCTTCTTTCCCACAAACCATTTTTGTACTGGACTGTCCTAGGCTTCAGCCAtggttttatgttcttttttggtCCATTTCTTTTTACTGGAGAAAACAGATCAGCCCTCAGTACTGGACAGAATTTTGGGAGCTGGACATTTGGCACATTTGTCTATACCAATATGTTTGTGACTGTTACCTTAAAGCTTGCTATAGAAACATCTTACTGGACATGGTTAAACCATTTTGCAACCTGGGGTtccataatattttattatatattctcTCTGTTTTATGgtggaataatttggccatttctgaaaaatcaagatatGTACTATGTGTTTATTATCTATGTATGTAGTGGTACTGCTTGGTTCTCTTTGATCATTATTATCCTCCTCTGTCTTATCcctgacatttttaaaacaattttgtgCAGACACATTTGGCCCATGCATACCCAGTGCTTTCAGAAGCAGGAGAAAGAGGCATCAGAACAGATGAATAGCATTAGAGCTTAG